A genomic stretch from Theropithecus gelada isolate Dixy chromosome 2, Tgel_1.0, whole genome shotgun sequence includes:
- the PIGX gene encoding phosphatidylinositol-glycan biosynthesis class X protein isoform X1 encodes MCSEIILRQEVLKDGFHRDLLIKVKFGESIEDLQTCRLLIKQDIPAGLFVDPYELASLRERNITEAVMVSENFDLEAPNYLSKESEVLIYARQDSQCVDCFQAFLPVHYRYHRPHSHDGETSIVVNHPDLLMFCDQAGSRGMIRFRFDSFDKTIEFPILKCWAHSKVEAPCALENEDICQWNKMKYKSVYKNVTLQVPVGLTIHTSLVCSVTLFVTILCSTLILVAIFKYGHFSL; translated from the exons ATGtgctctgaaattattttgagGCAAGAAGTTTTGAAAGATGGTTTCCACAG AGACCTTTTAATCAAAGTGAAGTTTGGAGAAAGCATTGAGGACTTACAGACCTGCCGACTCTTAATTAAACAGGACATTCCTGCAGGACTTTTTGTGGATCCATATGAGTTGGCTTCATTACGAGAGAGAAACATAACAGAG GCAGTGATGGTTTCAGAAAATTTTGATCTAGAGGCCCCTAACTATTTGTCCAAGGAATCTGAAGTTCTCATTTATGCCAGACAAGATTCACAGTGCGTTGACTGTTTTCAAGCCTTTTTGCCTGTGCACTACCGCTATCATCGGCCACACAGTCACGATGGAGAAACCTCGATTGTGGTCAATCACCCAGATTTGTTGATGTTTTGTGACCAAG CTGgctccagaggaatgatcagatTCAGGTTTGATTCCTTTGACAAAACTATAG AGTTCCCAATTTTGAAATGCTGGGCTCACTCAAAAGTGGAGGCTCCTTGTGCTTTGGAGAACGAGGATATCTGCCAGTGGAACAAGATGAAGTATAAATCA gTATATAAGAATGTGACTCTACAGGTTCCAGTGGGACTGACTATACATACCTCTTTAGTATGTTCTGTGACTCTGTTCGTTACAATCCTGTGCTCTACGTTGATCCTagtagcaattttcaaatatggcCATTTTTCCCTATAA
- the PIGX gene encoding phosphatidylinositol-glycan biosynthesis class X protein isoform X2: MCSEIILRQEVLKDGFHRDLLIKVKFGESIEDLQTCRLLIKQDIPAGLFVDPYELASLRERNITEAVMVSENFDLEAPNYLSKESEVLIYARQDSQCVDCFQAFLPVHYRYHRPHSHDGETSIVVNHPDLLMFCDQEFPILKCWAHSKVEAPCALENEDICQWNKMKYKSVYKNVTLQVPVGLTIHTSLVCSVTLFVTILCSTLILVAIFKYGHFSL, encoded by the exons ATGtgctctgaaattattttgagGCAAGAAGTTTTGAAAGATGGTTTCCACAG AGACCTTTTAATCAAAGTGAAGTTTGGAGAAAGCATTGAGGACTTACAGACCTGCCGACTCTTAATTAAACAGGACATTCCTGCAGGACTTTTTGTGGATCCATATGAGTTGGCTTCATTACGAGAGAGAAACATAACAGAG GCAGTGATGGTTTCAGAAAATTTTGATCTAGAGGCCCCTAACTATTTGTCCAAGGAATCTGAAGTTCTCATTTATGCCAGACAAGATTCACAGTGCGTTGACTGTTTTCAAGCCTTTTTGCCTGTGCACTACCGCTATCATCGGCCACACAGTCACGATGGAGAAACCTCGATTGTGGTCAATCACCCAGATTTGTTGATGTTTTGTGACCAAG AGTTCCCAATTTTGAAATGCTGGGCTCACTCAAAAGTGGAGGCTCCTTGTGCTTTGGAGAACGAGGATATCTGCCAGTGGAACAAGATGAAGTATAAATCA gTATATAAGAATGTGACTCTACAGGTTCCAGTGGGACTGACTATACATACCTCTTTAGTATGTTCTGTGACTCTGTTCGTTACAATCCTGTGCTCTACGTTGATCCTagtagcaattttcaaatatggcCATTTTTCCCTATAA